The Lynx canadensis isolate LIC74 chromosome D4, mLynCan4.pri.v2, whole genome shotgun sequence DNA window GCCCAGGCCCGAAAAGCTGCAGCCCTATGCCTGCTTGCCTGGCTTCCGGACGAGCCTCACCTCCTGCACTTTCAGATCCTCCACAGTGGGCAGCTCCACTATCCCCGGCATGACGGCGGTAGCCCCGACCCCGAGGAGGCGCCCGCAGCCGCGTCGCCCCCGTCTCCTTGAAATCCCCTTTCGACCGCCAAGGGCCACCTCGGGCCTGCGCATGCGCGGACGGCCACGCAGGCGCACTGCTCTGCCCAACCGCGAGCCATAGAGCGTGCGCAGTGCCTGGAAGGCCTGTGGGGTCTGTGGGCGAGGCTCCGAGCCGGCCCCGCCCATCTTGGTTGTCATAGTGAGGCGGGACGCACTGAGACTCCAGGATCCCAACCGCTGGAAGCTAGAGGCTGGTGTCATGGAGTACACGGGGAGCCAATATATTGGGGAATATGTAGACGGGAGGTAAGGGCCTCATCTGACTCACTATGTCTTAAATCTGTGACTGGTTAAGGACGGCTGCCTTTGCAAAGCACTTTGTACCAAGTACTTTCacaaacttcattccttttatccTTCGGGACAACGCTTTCAGATATgattgtttatttccattttacagttaagaaaaatgAGACCCAGTGAAgtaaagtgacttgctcaaggacacacaTAATAAGCAGCATAGCTGAGATACATTCATtccatatatacgtgtgtgtttGCTATCTGCAGTTTTAGATTTGGggataaaaaatactaaaaaatgtcAAGATCCTTGCTCTCATAGAGTTTACAGTCCAGTTGGTGTATGGCCAATAAACAGAGAAATGGGAAGATAATTTCAGATAGGGGCTTTGCCTGaatcctctcctccccacagcaaccctatgagatagatacaatcctcattttacagatggaaaaggTGAGGCTTGGAGTAATTATGTAACTTGCTCAGAGTCACCTCATTGGCATTTGGCAGGTCAGAGATCAAAACCCAGGTTTGACTCCAAAGCTCATGAGCTTTCTATGGAGCCCTGCTGCTGGGCTTCTACAGAGGACACGGCCAGTTGGGGCTGTCCttgaaggctttctggaggaggaaaTATTGAAGATGGGCCCTGAGGATTGGGTAGGATTTAGGTGGGTAGAGATGCAAGGTGAAGAATGTTTCCGGGCAGAGGAAGCAGCATGAGCAGTAGTTCAGAGGACTTATAGGGGGAAGAGCAGGCAGTTCAGTTGGGCCGGAGTGTAAAGAGAGTGGGGGCCAGAGCTGGAAGGGTGGGTCTGTGCTCTGGCATACAGAGATCTGAGTACTGTGCACAGTTCTGTGAGTGGGAGGAGCCACTGATGGATAGATCCTTTGTAGGGCTGGGCATTAGGAAATCTAATTTACTTTGCACTGTATCTCTCCTCATAATGCATATGTCACTTAGTAAATGTTGGCTGAAAGAAttcataaaagaatgaaagtaagaaaagaaagaaaaaaaggaaggaaaaggaaagaaaggaagaaggaaaggaaggaaggaaggaaggaaggaaggaaggaaggaaggaaggaaggaagaaagaaagaaacttgtgaTATGGTAATCATGTCCTCACTATGGATTGAggtctttatctcttctttttaaaaaaaaataaatgtaatgtttatttatttttgagaggggggggagagagatgaagtgtgagcaggggcagagaggggggaagacacagaatccgaagcaggctccaggctctgagctgtcagcacagagcccgacatggggctcaaactcatgaaccacagtgtaatgacctgagccaaagtcggtgggtcatttaactgactaagccacccaggcacccctgtttgttctttttaacttaatttgaatttataatgAAGGCTTTTTGccttgaatgaataaaagaaaaatgggagggaaagaaagagaggaagagaagggaaagaatgagggagggaggcagagtggAAATAGAGAGATCAAGTCAGAGCCCATAGTTGTCCCAGGAAGAGGTAGCAGGACCCTGAACCAAAGCAGAGGCAGTGGGGctgcaggaaagagagagatgtaTAAGTTCGGGAATTTACATTGTCAGGACTTGGCAACTGATTGGCTCCCAGTCCCGCTCAGTGACTGCCTCCAGTCCCAACTCAGTGCCTGGCTCTAGGCTTTGAACCTGGAGGATTCTGGTACCATTCGTGGAAATTGAGAACTCTGAGAAGGGGCTGCTCTGGAGGAGGAGAGTATGAGTTTCATTTGGGGGGAGCTGGAGATGCCTATAGAAGGTCTAACAATGAATGTCCAGTTTGCCGTTTAAAAAAAGGGAGCAGGGTTCTAATCTCAGAGAAGGGTTTTGATGGAAACGGAAATGGTAGATGTGATTTCAAGCAaagagataaaggagaaaaagcattctctctcctctcacatCTCGCAgtagaataaaagcaaaatcattttTGAGTTCTTACTCTATATTGGGCATTCTGCCGTTGTTTCATAGCTATTATTTCATCCAATTATCTCAACTTTGGGGAGGAGTAttgtcattatccccattttgcagaggagaaacTCAGGCTCatcagagaggtgaaggggcttgcccaaggtcacacaggctcAGAGGTGGAGCCAGGCCTGGATCGGGCCTGGTGACCCCAGGTCTGCGTGGCTCAGGAACTGTGCTTCAAGCACAGTGGCATCTTCTGCCTTCTGTCATCTGCTCAGTCACTGCACCCTTCTGTTTCCATTCCTTACGCAGCAGATGTTTGCAGAGCACCTGTGTGAACAGAATCATGATTCCAAGAACTAAGGATACCAAGGTCTTCATTAAGAAGCTTCAGTGAAATAGGGGATACAAGGAATACAATTACAATGCAAGGCAGAAAGTGCTGAGCATCCAACGGAAGTACACACAAAAGCCTAAAGAAGTTCAGAGTTAGAAGAGGTGACTTCCAGCTAGCAGGGAGGAATAGAGAAGGAATACAGGAACAAAGAAGTGAAGGAAAGTGTCTTTCTTCAGCACTCGCTGGATGGAAGACCCTTCACTAGGAAAATCATTATACATTATCTGAGTTGATCTTGGGCATTAATCTCAGTCACTTTCACACATGAAATGAGTGGTCAGCTGGTCAAGCTGGGCATCCCTGCCCTGTGCTCctgttaagtgtctgtctttcccccacaTGGCAATTACCACACATTATGTATTTACTTCATTGTGTCCCCTACTAGACTGTGAGCCCCCTCGAGGGGCGGGGGGTTACTTCGTATGCCTTGATCATTGTTGTGACCAGGTTGTACCCTGCAGACCAGACTCACCACGTATGGTAGGTGTTGATAGATAGTGGATGCTCTGGAAATATCTGttggaaaaaagggaaggaaggaaggaaggaaaacaaaaaggtttAGGGAAGTCTCCAAGATGATACAGCCAGGAAATGGTGAGATAAGATTCAAGCCTATGTCTCCTAAGTTTCATCCTTTTCCAAATTCTCTACAAGTGGTATAGAGGGCAGGGGTAGGCTGATCATGGGGGACAGGGAAGACCCAGAACGAGCTGCCAGGAAACCTGGCCCTAGTCTCTGCTTCACAgtgctgtgtggctttgggcacatccctcccctctctgggcctacCAACGGGTGTGTCGGAGGAAGTGTGAACTCCAGGACAGCCTGTAGGTAAGGTGGAAGACCGCCAAAACTGCACCCGCCCCCACCTTCAACAACACAGAccctctcattttttaatttttgagggaacCGAAGAAAAAGTTTGGTTTTGAACAAAATATTACTGGGACGGTAACATCAGAGGACCCTGAGGATGAGGTTCCCACTTGCTCGCCTGTGCCTGTCAGCTCTGATCCTCCAGCCGCCATGCACGGTTCAATCATTTCCCTTTGTCCTTGCAGGATGGAGGGCGAAGCCGAATACCTCCTCCCTACCGAAACAAAGTATGTTGGGGAAATGAAGGACGGCATGTTTCATGGCCAAGGAACCCTGTACTTCTCCAACGGGAGCCGCTATGATGCCATTTGGGAAAAGGGACTGGCCGTGAAGGTGATCAGCCTGAGGAGGGGAGGTTGCAGAGAGCAAAGCCTTGGACAGGAAAATCCCCCACTATGGAGCACCCTGACCTCTCCATCCAGTGCCCACCTCCTTCcattccctcttctcccttcctactGATCTCCCAGGGTTCTGGAATCCTCTCCTCTGGATCCAGAAGGGCCCCTGGAGAGGCCATGATGAGTTTGAATCCTGTTGTGccactaactgtgtgaccttgggcccaCGACTTCCCCTATAAACTGGGGACAATAGTTGTACATCAtattgctactgtaacaaattactacaaacccagtgccttaaaacaacagagatgtattaccttacagttctggaagtcagaagtctaaaatagGTCAGCAATGCTGCATTCCTCCCAGAGGCTGAacgggagaatccatttccttaccttttccatcttctagaagcttcctgccttcctgcatCACTCTGACTTCCGCCTCCATCAtcacctctccttctctctgcgtTTTCCATCATTTCATCTTCTATCTCTCTGGCCCCCTCGCTTCCCTCTTACAAAGACCTTCACAATTAtactgggcccacccagataatccaggaaaatctccccatttcaagatccttaacttaatcacacctgcaaagtacCATTTGCCACATAGGGTTAACATTTTTACAGGTTCCAGCATTTATGTGTGGGTATCCTTGGGGAATCGTTATTAGCCTGCCAGAATACTACTAGCCACTTCCTAGGGTGGTTGTGAATGCAAATGAGGTGATATCTGTAAGCCCTTTGCTCAGTACCTGGCATAGAGCTGGCACTCAGTGTTAGGTCATAGAACTGCTGCTGTCACCGCTACTGGTATCATGACAAACATCTGACCCATCTAATCCCACCTAGTATTTGTGGGCCATGAATACAGTTCAGGGAGCCAGTGCAATGTCCTGATTTATATGGGAGAACAGTTTTCTCTGAGGAAAGGTCTATTGCTGTCATTGGTTTTACTAATAGCCACCTTAAGAAGGTTAAGAAACATTCCTCGTTTTACAGCTTGGAGACTCTAAGCCCCAGGAAGGGGATatgacttatccaaggtcacacagtgaattAATAGTATCGGAATTTCCACCTATGTTTCCTGATGCCCAGGCCAATGCGACCTCTACATCCTGGGGATTCCTTCAGCGCTAAGGCAGCAAAAGCAGAACACACATGTTTGGACAAAGGGCTATGACTGATGGCCATGACCTTTTCAGCTACGACTGAATGCtcactctatgccaggcactgtgctagatgcttTGCCAGTACTATCTCATTGAATCGACCCTATGACATATATATTCTTATCATGCGGTTTTGCAAACGAGGAAACCAAGGGCTCGGTCATCTGCCCCGCATTGCACAGTGAGTTGCCACATTTTGAGTGCCAGTCACAGAGAGCCCAGCACTGTAGCCATTCCTTCTAATCATCACAGCCATAATGGCTGTGATAGTTATCACTTCTCTTCTGCGGCAATAAGAAAGCCACCTCTCCCCTTGACATCCGTCCTTCTTGGCAGAAGGGCAGCCTCATGCCTGCGCGCATGCTCCTTGTCTTCCAGGGCACGTACACCTTCTCGGACGGGCTGCAGTACGATGCCGAGCACTGGCATTACTGCGACGGCTATGACCGGAGGTTTTACACTGAGATCTGCTATGGCTTGAAGCCTGCAGGTACCTGGGCACCCGCCCTTTTCTTCACACCCAGACCGAGAGGGGAACGAAGGGCCGTGGCCTATTGAAGGAACCCAAAAGAGAGGAGGCATTGAGCAGAGGCCGCAGGACACAAAAGAGCCAGGTTGTAGAGCCAGAAAGACCAGTCCTCACATCTCCACCGTACCAGCTGGGGACCACAGGCAGGGCGTTcacagctctgtgcctcagtttctctcctgCAAAATGGGACGATAGCATCATGCACCCCACAAGTGTGTTGAAAGTAAGATAAGGCATGTATAGGGTTTATAGCAACGTCTTGCTCACGGTGGGCGCACGGTCCATCTCAGCCACATTATTCCTAGAACCAGCTGTAGCACAGAAATCGAGCAGCACCAAAGGAGCACGAGCTCCGTGTATCAAGTGCTAGCTGGGGCTCTCCAGAATCTCCAGATGACCCTGCCATGCCTGCCGGTCTGGTCCCATGTTGTATTGGAGGAAGCCGAGGCCCAGGGGTCCAGACATGCTTCCCAGGAGCGGAGTTCCCAGGGGGCCCAAGTCTTCCTCTCTGCGTTCCCTGTATCATCAGAAACCGTGCTCCATCACGGAGGGTTACGTTTGGGCCTAGACTCTGGACTCAGAGAGCAGCCACTTAAGGGGCTCCTCTGTGTCTCAGGGGCTTGTGCGAGGTCCGCTGCACCTCAAGAGCATAGTTTCTTACACGGCTGAGACAATGCATCCAGAATGACACGTGGGACAGTGACTTTTCAAATTATAAGAATAAATCCTAACTTAGGAGATGATGGGGTGTAGTTGACTGAGCCTGGGGCTGGAAggtctgggtttgagtcctaaATTCCCTGTCAATAGCTGGATGAGCCTGGGCAAGTCAGCCTCCATGAGGGCAGAAACCTCCAGAAAGCACCCAGGGTGGAATCAAACCCGGCTCAAACCGTGGCTATGTCACCTTGAATCAGTTAGTTGATCAGGTGAgccttctctccctttgtctcctttgtcagctcctcctccccccaccccagttatTAATTTGGGGGTTCCCAGGGCTCTCCGTCCTTAAGCCCTATTCTGTTATCCTTCTGTACCCTATCCCTAAACAAGCTGATTCGCTTCTAAGCCTTCATTTATACCATCAGCTTCCAATGGAAATCAAAATCCCTGAGCCCTGGGTTCCTGCAGCCAACTTCCCCAACACCTGTGTTTGTCATCCCTCACTTTGTCTACACTGAACTCGTTACCTTCCCCACCAGCCCCGTCTCCCCCCATAATTGCTCCCTCAGAGACTGTCGCTCCAGCCCACCTAGATGGGCTGAGTCCTGCCTTCTTTCCCCATGTACAAGCAACTACCTGGTCCTGTGGATTCTACCtcttaaatatattcattcatgtgttcatcACATAATCCCTTACCCGAGATCTAGGTTTGACTCACTCTGGGCCATTCTACACTCTGCAGTCACTCTACCCTCATCTTTGAGGAACATGACTGGGATTGacactcccccgcccccacccccaccacatacTCTTCAGTGCCTCCTCACTACCCTCGAGATAAGGTTCCAAATTCTTAAAATGACCTGCATCCTCTCGCTCCTGCTGCTGTCCCCAACCTCATCCCACACTACCTTTCTTTCTTGGATAGTCTCTCCTCCTTCGCCATACTGGCTATACCTCTATTCCTTGAAAAGACCATGATCTTTCctactgttccctctgctgggaaGCTCTAACCCCTCACTTCACCCCGAGAACTCCTTCCCATCCTTCAGGTTTCAGCCTAATGCCCCTTAGCCTGGGGTTCCTTCCCTGAATTCCCAGACGAGGCAGGGTCTCCCTGTGGCATACTGCAGAGCAGCCGTGGCTGTGCCCAGAGCTCTAACATGAGTGCGCAGAGTCTCTCTTCCCAAGTCGACTGAGCTCTACGAGGGCGGGGGATCAGTCTTATTCACTgatgtgtccccagtgcctggcacgttgCTGAGCATACAGTAGGCATCAGAAAAGAGTTACACAGGGAGGATAATACTGACTTCACagcagggagagatgggggagtGGGAATTAAGGCAATGACATTGAATTTCCTGAGTACCTACTCTGGGTCAGACACTGGCTGGACCGCCGGGGGCCTGAGAGCAGAGGGCACAGTCTCTTCCTACCAGGAGCTGCCAGGCTGGATGCCACTTAAGAACCTCGTAAACGGCTCCTCCTGGGCTAGTTATGACAGGGCCTGGACTTTGTCACGGGCTCATCACCCTGACTGAAGCctgtaggcagagagagagcccctGGCCACAGACACTCAGCTGTCACATGGAGACACTCAGCTGGTTTTGTCAGAGGTGGGGCTCGTAGGCAGTGCGGTGACCTTCCTGgcatccttccttctcctccagcaATTCCCAACACAGCAGCTTTAGCCTAAGTACCCACTGCCTGCCCACGTCACTGGGAACTTGGCAGAGCTCTGCGACAGCCGCCTCTTAGCCtcaagggcggggtggggggtgtgggggaagcTTAAGGCTGCCCCTCCTCCTCGCTGAGTATCTGTGAGACGGCACTGGCATGAGGCTCCGGGGAGAGAATGGCTGGAGAGTTTTCGGCACGGAATAAGTGCTCCGTAACCGTTAGCCAATAATACACAGAGGGGTTATCATTAACCAACATAGGAGCAGCTGTGCGCAGGACTGaacctacccccccacccccaccccctgccacgaGCCGTGAACATGGTGCTCTGCTCGGTGGGCATCCAGCCCTCGGTCCAGAGGACAGGGAATTACAGGAAACACACATTAGAAAGATCCCTAGAAGTTATTTATTCCAACCTTGCACCCATTACTCGGGCCTCAGCCTTCCGAGATACACAACACGCAGGGCAGTGTGACCTACAAGGTGCACCAGCTCCTCTTGAGCTCCCGGTGGTTTGGACGCCCCTGGTCCTGTCAGCGGTGCCCGGGACATCAGCGGATTAACCTGTAGGTTTCACGGCCGGGTGTCTAGCTGCTTCCTAGCTGGAgagtcttgggcaagttacttgacctctttgagactcagtttctttatctgaaatgGGGCCACTGGATGCCGTGAGAATTAAATGACACTGGCAGGAGTTAATGAATTCCCAGGCACAAGGTAGTCACTCACTAAATGGCAGCTGTTGTGGTCATTTTGGTAAGAGTCAAAATTCTCCATTCCTGGATCCTTGCCCACCCGACGCATT harbors:
- the MORN5 gene encoding MORN repeat-containing protein 5 isoform X2, which encodes MEYTGSQYIGEYVDGRMEGEAEYLLPTETKYVGEMKDGMFHGQGTLYFSNGSRYDAIWEKGLAVKGSLKSPIWTRLEKSRKAVTIVEMASMTRSQG
- the MORN5 gene encoding MORN repeat-containing protein 5 isoform X1 — encoded protein: MEYTGSQYIGEYVDGRMEGEAEYLLPTETKYVGEMKDGMFHGQGTLYFSNGSRYDAIWEKGLAVKGTYTFSDGLQYDAEHWHYCDGYDRRFYTEICYGLKPAGISQVTNMDPPRKIPEGCYDCGDGFYDPVTRIIKDYRNRFLRNADDDEHEWIIKTCRKGWDEIVGHRPKL